In Uranotaenia lowii strain MFRU-FL chromosome 2, ASM2978415v1, whole genome shotgun sequence, one genomic interval encodes:
- the LOC129744490 gene encoding retinol dehydrogenase 14 isoform X3 — protein MSVFDWDSPVSIAAYVVTSIAVFLSVFKTYLYLTCGKITNSRNMEGKTVIITGANSGIGKETARDLAKRGARVIMACRNMETAKEAREKIVDESQNSNVFVKQVDLSSLASIRAFAQDVIDTESVVDVLIHNAGIISGRQVKSSPDGFELTMATNYYGPFLLTHLLIDLLRKSSQGRIITVTSKLYKYGSIEPELSNINPLMDYCLVPMKLYNLSKFAEIMFTQELALRLKGSSITANCLHPGIVNTGILRQVPFPSNIVFAFLRMISLSPELGARTTIQLAVSSDVEQISGQYFSKCQVTKLNQRVQNAEIQMKLWEASKALVKLEPTDPVI, from the exons ATGTCCGTGTTCGATTGGGACAGCCCCGTTAGTATAGCAGCATACGTAGTGACATCGATAGCAGTGTTTCTGTCCGTTTTCAAGACCTACCTGTATCTCACCTGTGGAAAGATCACCAACAGT CGCAACATGGAAGGCAAAACCGTCATCATCACCGGTGCCAACTCCGGCATCGGCAAGGAAACCGCCCGGGATCTGGCGAAACGGGGCGCCCGAGTCATCATGGCCTGCCGGAACATGGAAACGGCCAAGGAAGCTCGCG AGAAAATTGTCGACGAATCTCAAAACAGCAACGTGTTTGTGAAACAAGTTGACTTAAGCTCTTTGGCATCGATTCGCGCCTTTGCCCAGGACGTTATCGACACCGAATCCGTAGTAGACGTTCTGATTCACAATGCCGGAATTATCTCGGGACGACAAGTTAAGTCTAGTCCAGACGGTTTCGAACTTACGATGGCCACCAACTATTATGGACCATTTCTGTTAACGCACCTGCTGATCGATTTGCTGAGGAAGTCATCCCAAGGCCGCATCATCACTGTAACCTCGAAGCTCTACAAGTATGGATCCATTGAGCCGGAACTCAGTAACATCAACCCGCTCATGGATTATTGTTTAGTTCCGATGAAGCTGTACAATTTGTCCAAGTTTGCAGAAATCATGTTTACTCAGGAGCTGGCTCTCCGTTTGAAAGGTTCCTCGATAACAGCAAACTGTCTTCATCCAGGAATTGTTAACACCGGCATTCTCCGTCAAGTTCCCTTCCCAAGCAACATTGTATTTGCGTTTCTACGAATGATTTCCCTTTCACCGGAATTGGGCGCTAGGACCACTATTCAGCTGGCCGTTTCATCAGATGTAGAGCAGATCTCCGGGCAGTACTTTAGCAAATGTCAGGTTACTAAGCTAAATCAGCGGGTACAGAATGCAGAAATTCAGATGAAGTTATGGGAAGCTTCTAAGGCGTTGGTGAAACTGGAGCCGACTGATCCtgtcatttga
- the LOC129744490 gene encoding retinol dehydrogenase 14 isoform X4 — protein MSVFDWDSPVSIAAYVVTSIAVFLSVFKTYLYLTCGKITNSRNMEGKTVIITGANSGIGKETARDLAKRGARVIMACRNMETAKEAREEIVKESGNESVFIKKLDLSSQASVREFAADVLKTESKLDVLIHNAGFAQVFRKTKSVDDIEFTMATNHYGPFLLTHLLIDLLKKSSPSRIVVVASEMYRFASVNLNNLNPVGTFPGYLYYVSKCANIMFTRELARRLEGTNVTANCLHPGMIDSGIWRNVPFPLTLSLGVIKLFFKTNEEGAQTSLYLACSLEVEGVSGKYFSDCKETGLTAGISDMDKAKKLWEESIKIVKLTDKDPKI, from the exons ATGTCCGTGTTCGATTGGGACAGCCCCGTTAGTATAGCAGCATACGTAGTGACATCGATAGCAGTGTTTCTGTCCGTTTTCAAGACCTACCTGTATCTCACCTGTGGAAAGATCACCAACAGT CGCAACATGGAAGGCAAAACCGTCATCATCACCGGTGCCAACTCCGGCATCGGCAAGGAAACCGCCCGGGATCTGGCGAAACGGGGCGCCCGAGTCATCATGGCCTGCCGGAACATGGAAACGGCCAAGGAAGCTCGCG AGGAAATCGTTAAGGAAAGCGGAAATGAGTCGGTCTTCATCAAGAAATTGGATCTCAGCTCACAAGCCTCGGTTCGGGAGTTCGCTGCCGATGTGCTGAAGACCGAATCCAAGTTGGATGTGCTGATTCACAACGCCGGGTTTGCTCAGGTCTTCCGGAAGACCAAGAGTGTGGATGACATTGAGTTCACCATGGCCACCAACCACTATGGGCCATTCTTGTTGACACATCTGCTGATTGACTTGCTCAAAAAGTCCTCACCGAGCCGTATCGTAGTAGTAGCTTCCGAGATGTACCGATTTGCTTCGGTCAATTTGAACAACCTGAATCCGGTTGGAACTTTCCCGGGATATCTGTACTACGTTTCGAAGTGTGCCAATATCATGTTCACCCGAGAGTTGGCCCGCAGATTGGAAGGCACCAACGTTACGGCTAACTGCCTTCATCCCGGTATGATCGATTCCGGTATCTGGAGGAATGTTCCATTCCCGCTGACCCTTTCACTTGGGGTTATCAAACTGTTCTTCAAAACTAACGAAGAGGGAGCCCAAACAAGCCTGTATCTTGCTTGCTCCCTGGAAGTCGAGGGAGTCAGCGGAAAGTATTTCAGCGACTGCAAGGAAACGGGACTGACGGCCGGGATCAGCGATATGGACAAGGCCAAGAAGCTGTGGGAGGAATCGATCAAAATCGTTAAGCTGACGGATAAGGATCCGAAAATCTAA